A genomic stretch from Desulfolutivibrio sulfodismutans DSM 3696 includes:
- a CDS encoding rhodanese-like domain-containing protein, translating to MLVIRKTLMQSFFLVAMAVVAGLAVNALRPDGLPLAGAAPSAVTLPADKTDIALKDAVVLSLSKRAVFLDARTGFEFADGHIQGAVSVPVDDFERIFPGIEKDLAGKDAVIAYCDGEHCPLSGELAGKLAARGVKNVYVLKNGWTLWNNEGLPVEKGQ from the coding sequence ATGCTCGTGATACGCAAAACGCTCATGCAGTCGTTTTTTTTGGTGGCCATGGCCGTGGTGGCCGGGCTGGCCGTCAACGCCCTGCGCCCGGACGGGCTGCCCCTGGCCGGGGCCGCGCCAAGCGCCGTCACCCTGCCTGCGGACAAAACGGACATCGCCCTCAAGGACGCGGTGGTGCTGTCCCTGTCCAAGCGGGCGGTCTTTTTGGATGCCAGAACCGGCTTTGAATTCGCCGACGGCCATATCCAGGGTGCGGTGAGCGTCCCGGTGGACGATTTCGAGCGCATCTTCCCCGGCATCGAGAAAGACCTCGCCGGAAAGGATGCGGTCATCGCCTATTGCGACGGGGAACACTGCCCCTTAAGCGGCGAACTGGCCGGAAAGCTTGCGGCGCGCGGCGTGAAAAACGTCTACGTCCTGAAAAACGGCTGGACCCTGTGGAACAACGAGGGGCTTCCGGTGGAGAAGGGACAGTGA
- a CDS encoding MauE/DoxX family redox-associated membrane protein encodes MRRDAPSRPPARAEVWLFTALRLFLAGLFAYASLDKIAHPDQFAAILRDYRLLPQAAVPFTAVVLPWLEAVLALALALGKWREGALFLSAALLAVFWASLAVNMSRGLDVSCGCFSTAKDSGGNMAWYLVRDGFFVLAGLAAWHLGVWRRRRPPGG; translated from the coding sequence GTGAGACGGGACGCGCCGTCCCGGCCCCCGGCCAGGGCGGAAGTCTGGCTCTTTACGGCCCTGCGGCTTTTTCTGGCCGGGCTTTTTGCCTACGCCAGCCTGGACAAGATCGCCCACCCGGACCAGTTCGCGGCCATCCTCCGCGATTACCGGCTGCTGCCCCAGGCGGCCGTCCCCTTCACGGCCGTGGTCCTGCCCTGGCTGGAGGCGGTGCTGGCCCTGGCGTTGGCCCTGGGGAAATGGCGCGAGGGCGCGCTTTTTCTGTCCGCCGCCCTGCTGGCCGTCTTCTGGGCCTCCCTGGCGGTCAACATGTCCCGGGGCCTGGACGTCAGTTGCGGCTGTTTCTCCACGGCCAAGGACAGCGGCGGCAACATGGCCTGGTATCTCGTCCGCGACGGCTTTTTCGTCCTGGCCGGGCTGGCCGCCTGGCATCTGGGGGTGTGGCGGAGGAGGCGGCCCCCGGGCGGCTGA
- a CDS encoding SphA family protein yields MMTGTVRTYVHRRPALLQAMFILFFLAACPLSARAMEGGASHYIQGAYGDFLMGYVPAAGLYLRNDFMFQSAHLSGAIKGGRVYGDLDTRMYMNLTKLTYLTDVPAIGGLMGLGVGIPMIVDLGVQGSMAADFLTGSYKTKQFREGHIQKAGGGNRGGLSDIILMPLIMAWNLGECHIVLSPLVFLPTGYYNPNVLTNLGMNYVTFDANAAFTWLSPKGYEVSFNAGYMMSTENEATQYQSGHELHLDWTAAYHVNERLALGGVGYLYAQTTPDTGSGAKLGAYMSQAAGIGPAVTYTATLGSAHVTLFAKWLHDVAAKNRLSGDMIYGSFVLAF; encoded by the coding sequence ATGATGACCGGCACCGTCAGGACGTACGTTCACCGCCGCCCGGCCTTGCTCCAGGCGATGTTTATCCTGTTTTTTCTGGCCGCCTGCCCGCTCTCCGCCCGGGCCATGGAGGGCGGCGCGAGCCACTACATCCAGGGGGCCTACGGCGATTTCCTGATGGGATACGTCCCGGCGGCGGGACTCTACCTGCGCAACGACTTCATGTTCCAGTCGGCGCATTTGAGCGGCGCCATCAAGGGCGGCCGGGTCTATGGGGATCTGGACACCCGGATGTACATGAATCTGACCAAGCTCACCTATCTGACCGACGTCCCGGCCATCGGGGGCCTCATGGGCCTTGGCGTGGGCATCCCCATGATCGTCGACCTGGGCGTCCAGGGCAGCATGGCCGCCGACTTCCTGACGGGTTCGTACAAGACCAAGCAGTTCCGGGAAGGGCACATCCAGAAGGCCGGGGGCGGCAACCGGGGCGGGCTGTCGGACATCATCCTCATGCCCTTGATCATGGCCTGGAACCTGGGCGAATGCCATATCGTGCTTTCGCCCCTGGTTTTTCTGCCCACGGGCTACTACAACCCCAACGTGCTGACCAACCTGGGCATGAACTACGTGACCTTCGACGCCAACGCGGCCTTCACCTGGCTTTCGCCCAAGGGATACGAGGTGTCGTTCAACGCCGGGTATATGATGAGCACGGAAAACGAAGCCACCCAGTACCAAAGCGGCCACGAACTCCACCTCGACTGGACGGCGGCCTACCACGTCAACGAGCGCCTGGCCCTGGGCGGGGTGGGGTATCTCTACGCCCAGACCACGCCGGACACGGGTTCCGGGGCCAAGCTCGGGGCCTACATGTCCCAGGCGGCGGGCATCGGCCCGGCCGTGACCTACACCGCCACCCTGGGCAGCGCCCACGTGACGCTTTTCGCCAAGTGGCTGCACGATGTGGCGGCCAAAAACCGCCTGTCGGGCGACATGATCTACGGCTCCTTCGTCCTGGCGTTTTGA
- a CDS encoding linear amide C-N hydrolase: MRLKIIVAAVCALCVAAVAADHATACTSIRMKTAEGAVFYARTMEYAYPTESSISVIPAGTVLQGTLPDATLGGLKWTAKYGFGGMNSHGLPSIVDGVNEKGLIVGELVFVGYAGYQPYDPAKAGQTIAQYDLPNWLLSNFATVAEVRDGIQNVRVCQGPEASQGVDIGPLPLHFTVHDATGASLVIEYVDGVLNVHDNPLGVLTNAPPLPWMLTYLSNYVNLTAVNVPMRKLGGFTVHQFGQGSGMLGLPGDFTPPNRFLRMVALTQSAIPAKGLDAGLNLAMTVIDNVDIPLGSVRQEDASGEILELTQWAVAVDTVRLRYYFRTYDNKNWHYVDIGKALAGAKSILTFPVVTPVDYPEVKAVAK; the protein is encoded by the coding sequence ATGCGCTTGAAAATCATTGTCGCCGCCGTCTGCGCCCTGTGCGTGGCTGCGGTCGCCGCAGATCACGCCACGGCCTGCACCAGCATCCGGATGAAAACCGCCGAAGGCGCGGTCTTCTACGCCCGGACCATGGAATACGCCTATCCCACGGAATCCAGCATCTCCGTCATTCCGGCCGGGACGGTTCTGCAGGGAACCCTGCCCGACGCCACCCTGGGCGGCCTCAAGTGGACGGCCAAATACGGCTTCGGGGGCATGAACTCCCACGGCCTGCCGAGCATCGTGGACGGCGTCAACGAAAAGGGCCTGATCGTCGGTGAACTGGTCTTCGTGGGATACGCCGGATACCAGCCGTACGACCCGGCCAAGGCCGGCCAGACCATCGCCCAGTACGACCTGCCCAACTGGCTGCTTTCCAATTTCGCCACCGTGGCCGAGGTCAGGGACGGCATCCAAAACGTCCGCGTCTGCCAGGGCCCCGAGGCCTCCCAGGGCGTGGATATCGGGCCCCTGCCCCTGCACTTCACCGTGCATGACGCCACGGGCGCCAGTCTGGTCATCGAATATGTGGACGGCGTCCTCAACGTCCACGACAACCCGCTTGGCGTTTTGACCAACGCCCCGCCTCTGCCCTGGATGCTGACGTACCTTTCCAACTACGTGAACCTCACCGCCGTCAACGTGCCCATGCGCAAGCTCGGCGGCTTCACCGTACACCAGTTCGGCCAGGGTTCGGGCATGCTGGGGTTGCCCGGCGACTTCACCCCGCCCAACCGCTTCCTACGCATGGTGGCCCTGACCCAGTCCGCCATCCCGGCCAAGGGCCTGGACGCGGGCCTGAACCTGGCCATGACCGTCATCGACAACGTGGACATCCCCCTGGGCAGCGTGCGCCAGGAGGACGCCAGCGGCGAAATCCTGGAATTGACCCAATGGGCGGTGGCCGTGGATACGGTACGGCTGCGCTACTACTTCCGGACCTACGACAACAAAAACTGGCATTACGTGGACATCGGCAAGGCCCTGGCCGGGGCCAAGTCCATCCTGACCTTCCCCGTGGTCACGCCCGTGGATTATCCCGAGGTCAAGGCCGTGGCCAAATAG
- a CDS encoding sigma-54-dependent transcriptional regulator, with the protein MARVLVVDDDPIFQSQMDIFLTRLGHQAMAAKNLAEGLALAEKQVADVVFLDVYLPDAFGLDGIGRFRALATEPEVIVITAQGDPDSAERAIHNGAWYYLEKPVVLGTIRLTLERCLDSRDKLREAGQRLVLERDDIVGSSPALKQSLFLLGQAARGRENVCITGETGTGKELFARALHDNSPRRDRPLVVVDCTNIPSSLAESILFGHIRGAFTDARQDREGLIALADGGTLFLDEVGDMPGELQRTLLRVIQEKRYRPLGAKHERASDFRVVAVTNRDIRGMVKSGAFREDLYYRLAQRHIHLPPLRLRGDDVRLLAGHYVARICSDQGQDVKGLSTEYLENLSSLDWPGNVRQLVSTIGVSIANAGDAPILVPHHLPPDHKARYLRQRQRESLATRPVRPETSPAPGLADSQELPTLRQFRETAWEYLEADYVARLWAASGGQVAEAMRLADISRARLYQLLKKFPPPGRTGRTVTD; encoded by the coding sequence ATGGCCCGCGTACTTGTCGTTGACGACGACCCGATCTTCCAGTCCCAGATGGACATTTTTCTCACCCGCCTGGGGCACCAGGCCATGGCCGCCAAAAACCTGGCCGAGGGGCTGGCCCTGGCCGAGAAACAGGTGGCTGACGTGGTGTTCCTGGATGTCTATCTGCCCGACGCCTTCGGCCTCGACGGCATCGGCCGCTTCCGGGCCCTGGCCACCGAACCGGAGGTCATCGTCATCACCGCCCAGGGCGATCCGGACAGCGCCGAGCGGGCCATCCACAACGGGGCCTGGTATTACCTGGAAAAACCGGTGGTGCTGGGAACCATCCGGCTGACCCTGGAGCGGTGCCTGGATTCCCGCGACAAGCTGCGCGAGGCCGGGCAGCGGCTGGTACTGGAACGGGACGACATCGTGGGATCGAGCCCGGCCCTCAAACAGAGCCTGTTTCTGCTCGGGCAGGCGGCGCGAGGCCGGGAAAACGTGTGCATCACCGGGGAGACGGGCACGGGCAAGGAGCTTTTCGCCCGGGCCCTGCACGACAACAGCCCCCGCCGGGACCGGCCCTTGGTGGTGGTGGACTGCACCAACATCCCCTCCTCCCTGGCCGAGTCCATCCTGTTCGGGCACATCCGGGGGGCCTTCACCGACGCCCGCCAGGACCGCGAAGGCCTCATCGCCCTGGCCGACGGAGGGACGCTTTTTCTCGACGAGGTGGGGGACATGCCGGGCGAACTGCAACGGACCCTGTTGCGGGTGATCCAGGAGAAGCGATATCGGCCCCTGGGGGCGAAACATGAGCGGGCCAGCGACTTCCGGGTGGTGGCGGTGACCAACCGGGACATCCGGGGCATGGTCAAAAGCGGCGCTTTCCGGGAAGATCTGTATTACCGACTGGCCCAGCGGCACATCCACCTGCCGCCGCTTCGGCTGCGCGGCGACGACGTGCGGCTTTTGGCCGGGCATTACGTGGCCAGGATCTGTTCGGACCAGGGCCAGGACGTCAAGGGCCTGTCCACGGAATATCTGGAGAACCTGTCCAGCCTCGACTGGCCGGGCAACGTGCGCCAACTGGTCTCGACCATCGGCGTGTCCATCGCCAACGCAGGCGATGCCCCGATCCTGGTCCCGCACCATCTCCCCCCGGACCATAAGGCCCGGTATCTGCGCCAGCGCCAGCGGGAGTCCCTGGCGACGCGGCCCGTGCGCCCGGAGACCAGCCCCGCCCCCGGCCTTGCGGACAGTCAGGAACTGCCCACGCTACGCCAGTTTCGCGAGACGGCCTGGGAATACCTGGAAGCGGACTACGTGGCCCGCCTCTGGGCGGCCTCGGGCGGCCAGGTGGCCGAGGCCATGCGCCTGGCCGACATTTCCCGGGCCAGGCTCTACCAGTTGCTCAAAAAATTCCCCCCGCCCGGACGCACGGGCAGGACCGTCACGGACTAG
- a CDS encoding amidohydrolase has product MKKCPRLLVPILTVLLVCCVPSAYAGTPPDVIFRNAKIVTLDPARPTAGAVAVTGGRFTAVGSEAEVLALAGPGVKIVDLGGKLVTPGFIDAHCHPMETIYLSENWVDCRYPGTPSVAKALENIAAWAARTKKGEWIYVACVSATENKFAEKRLPTRAELDKAAPDNPVVLANGAHQVVINSAAVRVLGITRGMRKMPHGATVVLDDAGEPTGVVLDSQADIPTNPSLEELTRAYATGIQELWNRYGFTSLMAITPAAALPVLQKTAAAGKRPTIRYTVSVWTSSNSADMPESLDAFAMPPGTDPDWYRFAAIKDWVDGENDARSGYMCEHYLGHDANDAPGGRGTLVTDQVGLDRFAGIAAANGAIPMLHCSGDEATAMGMAAYEKVLGSKNRPPLVRIEHFGMFQLKDAQLARAKALKAQGLRIAVQPIWLLALVRADFENMPQDLAASGFRFKSMIDAGLEPAASTDMTGIYLGNISPIKAMAAAVTRTSDMGEFQPEQAVSVEDALRMWTIWAAASMGEAHVKGSIEVGKFADMTVLSGDIFTLPPERIKDTGVVATIVGGNVAYQAQ; this is encoded by the coding sequence ATGAAAAAATGCCCGCGCCTTCTTGTCCCCATCCTGACCGTCCTGCTTGTCTGCTGCGTCCCGTCCGCCTATGCGGGGACGCCGCCGGACGTCATCTTCCGCAACGCCAAAATCGTCACCCTCGACCCCGCCCGGCCCACGGCCGGGGCCGTGGCCGTGACCGGCGGCCGGTTCACCGCCGTGGGTTCGGAAGCCGAGGTGCTGGCCCTGGCCGGGCCGGGCGTCAAGATCGTGGACCTGGGCGGCAAGCTGGTTACGCCGGGGTTCATCGACGCCCACTGTCACCCCATGGAGACCATCTACCTTTCGGAAAACTGGGTGGACTGCCGCTATCCGGGCACGCCCTCGGTGGCCAAGGCCCTGGAAAACATCGCCGCCTGGGCCGCCAGGACCAAAAAAGGGGAGTGGATCTACGTGGCCTGCGTTTCGGCCACGGAAAACAAGTTCGCGGAAAAACGCCTGCCCACCAGGGCGGAACTGGACAAGGCCGCCCCGGACAACCCCGTGGTCCTGGCCAACGGCGCGCATCAGGTGGTCATCAACAGTGCGGCCGTCCGCGTTTTGGGCATCACCCGGGGCATGCGGAAGATGCCCCACGGGGCCACTGTCGTGCTCGACGACGCGGGGGAACCCACCGGCGTGGTTCTCGACTCCCAGGCCGACATCCCCACCAATCCCAGCCTTGAGGAACTGACCCGGGCCTACGCCACGGGCATCCAGGAACTTTGGAACCGTTACGGATTCACCTCCCTCATGGCCATCACCCCGGCCGCCGCCCTGCCCGTGCTGCAAAAGACGGCCGCCGCCGGGAAAAGGCCGACCATCCGGTACACCGTGTCGGTCTGGACCTCGTCCAACAGCGCCGACATGCCGGAAAGCCTGGACGCCTTCGCCATGCCCCCCGGGACCGACCCGGACTGGTACCGTTTCGCGGCCATCAAAGACTGGGTGGACGGGGAAAACGACGCCCGCAGCGGCTACATGTGCGAACACTACCTGGGCCACGACGCAAACGACGCGCCCGGCGGGCGCGGCACCCTGGTCACGGATCAGGTCGGGCTGGACCGCTTTGCAGGCATCGCCGCGGCGAACGGGGCCATCCCCATGCTGCACTGCTCCGGGGACGAGGCTACCGCCATGGGGATGGCCGCCTACGAAAAGGTTCTCGGGTCCAAAAACAGGCCGCCCCTGGTCCGCATCGAGCATTTCGGCATGTTCCAGCTCAAGGACGCGCAGCTTGCCCGGGCCAAGGCCTTGAAGGCCCAGGGACTGCGCATCGCCGTCCAGCCCATCTGGCTTCTGGCCCTGGTGCGGGCGGACTTCGAGAACATGCCGCAGGATCTGGCCGCCTCGGGGTTCAGGTTCAAGAGCATGATCGACGCCGGGCTCGAACCCGCCGCCAGCACGGACATGACCGGGATCTACCTGGGCAACATCAGCCCCATCAAGGCCATGGCCGCAGCCGTCACCCGCACCTCGGACATGGGGGAATTCCAGCCCGAGCAGGCTGTCAGCGTGGAGGACGCCTTGCGGATGTGGACCATCTGGGCGGCGGCTTCCATGGGCGAGGCCCATGTCAAGGGAAGCATCGAGGTCGGCAAATTCGCAGACATGACGGTGCTGTCCGGGGACATCTTCACGTTGCCGCCGGAGCGTATCAAGGATACCGGTGTAGTGGCGACCATTGTCGGCGGCAACGTGGCGTATCAGGCCCAATAG
- a CDS encoding thioredoxin family protein gives MDIKVLGPGCPKCKDAEKLALDAVRESGVEANVEKVSDLKDIMSYGVFSTPAVVIDGVVKSVGKVPSKKEFLSWIKPA, from the coding sequence ATGGACATCAAGGTGCTGGGGCCCGGCTGTCCCAAATGCAAGGACGCAGAAAAGCTGGCCCTGGACGCGGTGCGGGAATCCGGCGTGGAGGCCAATGTGGAGAAGGTTTCGGATCTGAAGGACATCATGAGTTACGGGGTGTTTTCCACCCCGGCCGTGGTCATCGACGGCGTGGTCAAATCCGTGGGCAAGGTTCCCTCGAAGAAGGAGTTTTTGTCCTGGATCAAACCGGCGTAA
- a CDS encoding cytochrome c biogenesis CcdA family protein, with product MDQFFLTVNQWMTSGTAIAALGCFLWGMLSVLLSPCHLASIPLIVGYVGGQDESLKGCSAALCAVLFTLGLFITIALVGVACALLGRMLGDVGSWWTILIGLVLVWVSLDMLGVARCSMSGSLMGKIRLQGLSGAFVLGLGYGMLSGSCTFGFIAPILAVITIQDRLATGLLFILLFGIGHCLPIVAAGSSTAWVRRMLAKSSFHKASGRFRKLAGGMIALLGLSFIARPFLES from the coding sequence ATGGACCAGTTCTTTCTGACCGTAAACCAGTGGATGACCAGCGGCACGGCCATCGCCGCCCTGGGCTGTTTCCTCTGGGGCATGCTCAGCGTGCTGCTCAGCCCCTGCCATCTGGCCTCCATCCCGCTCATCGTGGGCTACGTCGGCGGCCAGGACGAATCGCTGAAGGGCTGCAGCGCGGCGCTTTGCGCGGTCCTTTTCACGCTGGGGCTTTTCATCACCATCGCCCTGGTGGGCGTGGCATGCGCCCTTCTGGGCCGGATGCTGGGCGATGTCGGCTCCTGGTGGACGATCCTCATCGGGCTGGTCCTGGTCTGGGTCTCCCTGGATATGCTCGGGGTGGCCCGCTGCTCCATGTCCGGCAGCCTCATGGGGAAAATCCGCCTGCAAGGACTCTCGGGGGCCTTTGTCCTGGGGCTTGGATACGGGATGTTATCCGGCTCCTGCACCTTCGGCTTCATCGCCCCCATCCTGGCGGTCATCACCATCCAGGACCGGCTGGCCACGGGCTTGCTTTTCATCCTGCTTTTCGGCATCGGGCACTGTCTGCCCATCGTGGCGGCCGGAAGCTCCACGGCCTGGGTCAGGCGCATGCTGGCCAAAAGCTCCTTCCACAAGGCCAGCGGGCGGTTCCGGAAACTGGCCGGGGGCATGATCGCCCTTCTGGGCCTCTCCTTCATCGCCAGACCCTTTCTCGAATCGTGA
- a CDS encoding MGH1-like glycoside hydrolase domain-containing protein, which translates to MNAEEKRLAEAREGRAAWKRFGPYVSERQWGVVREDYSETGDAWNAFPHDQARSRAYRHGEDGLAGISDDRLVLCFALALWNGRDPILKERLFGLANEEGNHGEDVKEYYYYQDSTPTHSYMRYLYKYPQAAFPYEDLIRTNAARSRVEPEYELVDTGVFHESRYFDVFVEYAKAAPDDILVRITVHNRGPEAARLHLLPTLWFRNTWSWPGGGAKPEIRAMDAQGRQAILARHADPEEAARLPGHVLLCDGGFELLFTENETNTERLFGQKNASPYVKDAFDAFLIHGRAEAVNPARTGTKACAHYDLTVAPGEAAVIRLRLCASYSRLDETPFGREFADIFDRRIREADAFYADVIPATASPDEARIMRQALAGMLWTKQFYSFDVDVWLRERGAHPLRGDTRHCRNREWFHMKNEHIISMPDKWEYPWYAAWDLAFHAIALSLADIDFAKEQLSLMLRADYLHPNGQLPAYEWNFSDVNPPVHAWAALFLYRTEQSATGRGDLAFLKRSFTKLLLNFTWWVNRKDRFGKNVFEGGFLGLDNIGVFDRSKGLPAGGCLEQADGTAWMALFCQNMIEMSLEMACDDPACEDLLHKFLEHFLWIASGMNRLGPEGMWDEEDGFYYDLLRLPDGSASRLKVRSMVGLLPLCAATILEKRQRDRVPDIMDALHARLGRMPELAHSLHPLGPGHHGVADRELLSLVDEGRLRRILSRMLDENEFLSPYGIRSMSRHHRDHPYSIHVHGQEHRVAYVPGDSDSGMFGGNSNWRGPVWMPVNQLIIRALLQYYRYYGEAFRIECPTGSGVMMNLFEVSREISGRLVRLFTRGEDGRRPIFGNSDLFQNDPHWRDHLLFHEFFHGDDGHGLGAAHQTGWTGLVAKLIQLYGNIDATQMLAADGGKVFVKRE; encoded by the coding sequence ATGAACGCCGAAGAAAAACGTCTGGCCGAGGCCCGGGAGGGCCGGGCCGCCTGGAAACGGTTCGGCCCCTACGTCAGCGAACGCCAGTGGGGCGTCGTGCGCGAGGACTACAGCGAAACGGGCGACGCCTGGAACGCCTTTCCCCACGACCAGGCCCGGTCCCGGGCCTACCGCCACGGCGAGGACGGCCTGGCCGGAATCAGCGACGACCGGCTGGTGCTGTGCTTCGCCCTGGCCCTGTGGAACGGCCGCGACCCCATCCTCAAGGAACGGCTCTTCGGCCTGGCCAACGAGGAGGGCAACCATGGGGAGGACGTCAAGGAATACTACTATTACCAGGACAGCACGCCCACCCATTCCTACATGCGCTACCTCTACAAGTATCCCCAGGCGGCCTTTCCCTACGAGGATCTGATCCGCACCAACGCGGCCCGGTCGCGGGTCGAACCGGAATACGAGCTTGTCGACACCGGCGTTTTTCACGAGAGCCGCTATTTCGACGTGTTCGTGGAATACGCCAAGGCCGCGCCAGACGACATCCTGGTCCGGATCACCGTCCACAACCGGGGACCGGAGGCGGCCCGGCTGCACCTGTTGCCCACCCTGTGGTTCCGCAACACCTGGTCCTGGCCGGGAGGGGGCGCCAAGCCCGAGATCCGGGCCATGGACGCCCAGGGACGGCAGGCCATCCTGGCCCGGCACGCCGACCCGGAAGAGGCGGCCCGGCTGCCCGGGCATGTGTTGCTGTGCGACGGCGGCTTTGAACTGCTTTTCACGGAAAACGAGACCAACACCGAGCGTCTCTTCGGACAAAAAAACGCCTCCCCCTACGTCAAGGACGCCTTCGACGCCTTCCTGATCCACGGCCGGGCCGAGGCCGTCAATCCCGCCCGCACGGGCACCAAGGCCTGCGCCCACTACGATCTGACGGTGGCCCCGGGAGAGGCGGCCGTAATCCGCCTGCGGCTGTGCGCCTCCTACAGCCGCCTGGACGAAACCCCCTTCGGGCGGGAGTTTGCAGACATCTTCGACCGGCGCATCCGTGAGGCGGACGCGTTCTACGCCGACGTGATCCCGGCCACGGCCAGTCCGGACGAGGCCCGCATCATGCGCCAGGCCCTGGCCGGGATGCTGTGGACCAAACAGTTCTACAGCTTCGACGTGGACGTCTGGCTGCGGGAGCGCGGGGCCCATCCGCTGCGCGGCGACACCCGCCACTGCCGGAATCGGGAATGGTTCCACATGAAAAACGAACACATCATCTCCATGCCCGACAAGTGGGAATATCCCTGGTATGCGGCCTGGGATCTGGCCTTCCACGCCATCGCCCTGTCGCTGGCGGACATTGATTTCGCCAAGGAGCAGCTTTCGCTCATGCTGCGCGCCGACTACCTGCACCCAAACGGCCAGCTCCCGGCCTACGAATGGAACTTCAGCGACGTCAATCCCCCGGTCCACGCCTGGGCCGCCCTTTTTCTCTACCGCACAGAGCAATCCGCCACCGGGCGGGGCGATCTGGCCTTTCTCAAGCGATCCTTCACCAAACTCCTGCTCAACTTCACCTGGTGGGTGAACCGCAAGGACCGCTTCGGCAAAAACGTCTTCGAGGGCGGGTTCCTCGGCCTGGACAACATCGGGGTCTTCGACCGCAGCAAGGGCCTGCCCGCCGGAGGATGCCTGGAGCAGGCCGACGGCACGGCCTGGATGGCCCTTTTTTGCCAGAACATGATCGAGATGAGCCTGGAAATGGCCTGCGACGATCCCGCCTGCGAAGACCTCCTGCACAAGTTCCTGGAGCACTTCCTGTGGATCGCCTCGGGCATGAACCGCCTGGGCCCGGAAGGCATGTGGGACGAGGAGGACGGGTTCTACTACGACCTACTGCGCCTGCCCGACGGCAGCGCCAGCCGTCTCAAGGTCCGGTCCATGGTCGGACTTCTGCCCCTGTGCGCCGCCACCATCCTCGAAAAAAGGCAGCGCGACCGCGTGCCGGACATCATGGACGCCTTGCACGCCCGCCTTGGGCGCATGCCGGAACTGGCGCACAGCCTGCATCCCCTGGGACCAGGCCACCACGGCGTGGCCGACCGGGAGCTTTTGTCCCTGGTGGACGAGGGCAGGCTGCGCCGCATCCTGTCCCGCATGCTTGATGAAAACGAATTCTTAAGCCCCTACGGCATCCGCTCCATGTCCCGGCACCACCGGGACCATCCCTACAGCATCCATGTGCATGGCCAGGAACACCGGGTGGCCTACGTCCCCGGGGATTCGGACAGCGGCATGTTCGGCGGCAACTCCAACTGGCGCGGTCCCGTGTGGATGCCCGTCAACCAGCTCATCATCCGGGCGCTTCTGCAGTATTACCGCTATTACGGCGAGGCCTTCCGGATCGAATGCCCCACAGGCTCCGGGGTGATGATGAACCTCTTCGAGGTCAGCCGGGAGATTTCCGGGCGACTGGTGCGCCTGTTTACGCGCGGCGAGGACGGCAGGCGGCCGATCTTTGGGAACAGCGACCTGTTCCAAAACGACCCCCACTGGCGGGACCACCTGCTTTTCCACGAGTTTTTTCACGGCGACGACGGCCACGGCCTGGGGGCCGCGCACCAGACAGGCTGGACCGGGCTGGTGGCCAAGCTGATCCAGCTTTACGGCAACATAGACGCCACCCAGATGCTGGCGGCCGACGGCGGGAAGGTGTTCGTGAAACGGGAGTAA
- the crcB gene encoding fluoride efflux transporter CrcB — MQKILLICLAGACGTLARYWLSGAVYGLMGRDFPWGTSAVNILGCFLFGLVWVMSEERGILPPQFRLIALVGFMGAFTTFSTFIFESAELARTSEWLRLGLNMLGQNIVGFAACILGMALGRII; from the coding sequence ATGCAAAAAATCCTCCTGATCTGCCTGGCCGGGGCCTGCGGCACCCTGGCCAGATACTGGCTCTCGGGCGCGGTCTACGGCCTGATGGGCCGGGATTTCCCCTGGGGCACCAGCGCCGTGAACATCCTGGGCTGCTTCCTCTTCGGCCTGGTCTGGGTGATGTCCGAAGAACGCGGCATCCTCCCTCCCCAGTTCCGCCTCATCGCCCTGGTGGGATTTATGGGGGCCTTCACCACCTTTTCCACGTTCATCTTCGAAAGCGCCGAACTGGCCCGGACCTCGGAATGGCTCAGGCTCGGCCTGAACATGCTCGGGCAAAACATCGTGGGATTTGCGGCCTGCATCCTGGGCATGGCCCTGGGCCGAATCATTTAG
- a CDS encoding DUF190 domain-containing protein, which produces MSTMVPVQLLRVYCGEATRHDGMPLYEALLKAARAHGMAGATVMRGFMGFGADSLLHTARILRLSEDLPVIVEIVDSPERMADFLPVAQAMVTKGTLVLEEARGAICPPPLRPDGED; this is translated from the coding sequence ATGTCGACCATGGTTCCCGTGCAGCTGTTGCGCGTTTATTGCGGCGAGGCCACGCGGCATGACGGCATGCCCCTGTACGAGGCCCTGCTGAAAGCGGCCCGCGCCCACGGCATGGCCGGGGCCACGGTGATGCGGGGGTTCATGGGCTTTGGGGCCGACAGCCTGCTGCACACGGCCAGGATTCTGCGGCTCTCCGAAGATCTGCCGGTGATCGTGGAGATCGTGGACAGCCCGGAGCGCATGGCCGATTTCCTGCCCGTGGCCCAGGCCATGGTCACCAAGGGAACGCTGGTCCTGGAAGAGGCCAGGGGCGCCATATGCCCGCCGCCGCTCCGCCCGGACGGGGAGGATTGA